One Paracidovorax avenae ATCC 19860 genomic region harbors:
- a CDS encoding LysE family translocator has translation MDALLFAPVAVAIALTPGPNNFCGLNNGIRAGVGAAMFATIGRAAAFAIFLTVSAVGLGAMLLASEAAFTTVKWVGAAYLFWLGWRAWNSREFGGLDLLEGGDAAAAPAQRAAVPTWRALAAQEFLLGITNPKAIILFAAIFPQFIDPAQPAARQFLVLGSVYLLAEFVSTAVYASCGRQIRRVIRSQRGVARLNKATGGFFMGAGGLLLAANR, from the coding sequence ATGGACGCTCTCCTGTTCGCTCCCGTGGCCGTGGCGATCGCGCTCACGCCCGGCCCCAACAATTTCTGCGGCCTGAACAACGGCATCCGCGCCGGGGTGGGGGCGGCGATGTTCGCCACCATCGGGCGGGCGGCGGCGTTCGCGATCTTCCTGACCGTCTCCGCCGTGGGCCTGGGGGCCATGCTGCTGGCTTCCGAGGCCGCCTTCACCACCGTGAAGTGGGTGGGCGCGGCCTACCTGTTCTGGCTGGGGTGGCGGGCCTGGAACAGCCGGGAGTTCGGCGGGCTGGACCTGCTGGAGGGCGGCGATGCGGCCGCCGCGCCCGCGCAACGCGCGGCCGTACCCACCTGGCGCGCCCTGGCCGCGCAGGAATTCCTGCTGGGCATCACCAACCCGAAGGCGATCATCCTCTTCGCGGCGATCTTTCCGCAGTTCATCGATCCGGCGCAGCCCGCCGCGCGGCAGTTCCTGGTGCTGGGCTCGGTGTACCTGCTGGCCGAGTTCGTCTCCACCGCCGTCTATGCCAGCTGTGGCCGGCAGATCCGCCGGGTGATCCGCTCGCAGCGCGGCGTGGCCAGGCTCAACAAGGCGACGGGCGGATTCTTCATGGGGGCCGGCGGGCTGCTGCTGGCGGCCAACCGCTGA
- a CDS encoding MCP four helix bundle domain-containing protein yields MSHPKIPVRLAIGLGAVASSGIAIALLGAVALHSLTANLQEITADRMAKVAQFTELKDNLNAIARYARNIVISGNTAVQREEKRKLAELREANEKILQSLDTSVTQPEARKSMDALWQNRAEYNMALERVVDLAERGERSAAGVVLLGEVRPRQSLMFQSVDDSRALQKQFADKLVQDASRSAALASLVLAVMGAAIAVLALWLGWSFARDRARAPGGEPAGPAAAPQRRPDAGVASPSHGLPVEPAGASMAGASPAGRS; encoded by the coding sequence ATGTCCCATCCGAAAATTCCCGTCCGCCTGGCGATTGGCCTCGGCGCTGTGGCCTCGAGCGGCATTGCGATCGCGCTCCTGGGCGCCGTGGCCCTGCACTCGCTGACAGCGAACCTGCAGGAGATCACCGCGGACCGGATGGCCAAGGTGGCGCAGTTCACCGAACTGAAGGACAACCTGAACGCCATCGCCCGCTATGCGCGCAACATCGTGATATCCGGCAACACCGCGGTGCAGCGGGAAGAAAAGCGCAAGCTGGCCGAACTGCGCGAGGCCAACGAGAAAATCCTGCAGTCCCTGGACACATCCGTGACGCAGCCGGAAGCCAGGAAGTCGATGGATGCCCTCTGGCAAAACCGCGCCGAGTACAACATGGCCCTGGAGCGCGTGGTGGACCTGGCGGAGCGGGGCGAGCGCTCCGCCGCCGGGGTCGTGCTGCTGGGCGAGGTGCGCCCGCGGCAGAGCCTGATGTTCCAGTCGGTGGACGATTCCCGCGCGTTGCAGAAGCAGTTCGCGGACAAGCTGGTGCAGGATGCCTCCCGTTCCGCCGCGCTCGCCTCCCTGGTGCTGGCTGTCATGGGAGCCGCGATCGCCGTGCTGGCCCTGTGGCTGGGCTGGAGCTTCGCGCGCGACCGCGCCCGGGCACCAGGCGGGGAGCCGGCAGGGCCGGCCGCTGCGCCGCAGCGAAGGCCGGACGCCGGTGTGGCCAGCCCGTCGCACGGGCTGCCGGTGGAACCGGCGGGCGCATCCATGGCAGGAGCATCGCCGGCGGGAAGGTCGTAA
- a CDS encoding ABC transporter ATP-binding protein, with translation MTILPPDPPRTAAPAAILWEGLGLRHTPPGAAAPLFDGMDLRIGPGATLLRGGDGRGKTTLLRIIAGALRPQAGRVAACGGGIFWADPRGDGPVLPAEQDTPVDWWAGQAQRWPEWSAQALALHIDGFGLAGHTGKRMEQLSTGTRRKVLLAAGFACGATLVLVDEPIAGLDRPSVDYLRKLLSGLPGAGVPRAQGVVVAHYDALGSVPWAQVVELGD, from the coding sequence ATGACCATTCTGCCGCCCGATCCGCCCCGCACCGCTGCCCCCGCAGCCATTCTCTGGGAAGGCCTGGGCCTGCGCCACACGCCGCCGGGTGCCGCTGCACCGCTGTTCGATGGCATGGACCTGCGCATCGGGCCGGGCGCCACGCTGCTGCGGGGTGGCGATGGGCGCGGCAAGACCACGCTGCTGCGGATCATCGCAGGCGCGCTGCGTCCGCAGGCCGGGCGCGTGGCGGCGTGCGGCGGCGGCATTTTCTGGGCCGATCCCCGGGGCGATGGCCCGGTACTGCCCGCCGAACAGGACACGCCGGTGGACTGGTGGGCCGGGCAGGCGCAGCGCTGGCCGGAATGGAGCGCGCAGGCCCTGGCGCTGCACATCGATGGGTTCGGCCTGGCCGGACACACCGGCAAGCGGATGGAACAGCTGTCCACCGGCACGCGCCGCAAGGTCCTGCTGGCAGCGGGCTTCGCCTGCGGCGCCACCCTCGTGCTGGTGGACGAGCCGATCGCCGGGCTTGACCGGCCTTCGGTGGACTATCTGCGCAAGCTGCTATCGGGCCTCCCGGGGGCCGGTGTGCCACGGGCGCAGGGAGTGGTGGTCGCGCACTACGACGCGCTGGGTAGTGTTCCCTGGGCCCAGGTGGTTGAACTGGGCGATTGA
- a CDS encoding TOBE domain-containing protein, with protein MPSRAPHLPSSSRAAPLAPAALSDALAHGPADRRVAVLREIGAGGSISQAARVVGVSYKAAWQAVDTLTNLAGVPLVERAVGGAGGGGARLTEAGHALLRTADALAQARAGVLARASTSGAQASNPGGHGGPGGQSRAVRPAAGLALRTSMRNQWPCVVQALEPMGPVVRVWLQGEPAAEQGAMPPEGGLRLCARITRESAELLGLQPGTAVLALCKATAVRVEPAQPVRAAARRGPGEGASNAWPGRVVRLSRGGAQGDEVSAELDAGVRMVGFAEPGSGLRAGRRVVMSVDESAVVLAVVDAV; from the coding sequence ATGCCTTCCCGTGCCCCGCATCTCCCGAGTTCTTCCCGTGCTGCCCCCCTGGCGCCGGCCGCCCTGTCCGATGCGCTGGCCCACGGCCCGGCCGACCGGCGGGTGGCGGTGCTGCGCGAGATCGGTGCCGGCGGCTCGATTTCCCAGGCGGCCCGTGTGGTGGGCGTGAGCTACAAGGCGGCCTGGCAGGCGGTGGACACCCTCACCAACCTGGCCGGCGTGCCTTTGGTGGAGCGTGCGGTGGGCGGGGCCGGCGGTGGTGGCGCGCGGCTGACCGAGGCCGGGCATGCGCTGCTGCGCACGGCGGATGCGCTGGCGCAGGCACGTGCCGGGGTGCTGGCCAGAGCCAGTACGTCCGGGGCGCAGGCGTCCAACCCGGGTGGCCATGGCGGTCCCGGCGGCCAATCCCGCGCCGTGCGTCCGGCCGCGGGCCTGGCGCTGCGCACCAGCATGCGCAACCAGTGGCCCTGCGTGGTGCAGGCACTGGAGCCGATGGGCCCCGTGGTGCGGGTGTGGTTGCAGGGCGAACCCGCGGCGGAGCAGGGCGCGATGCCGCCGGAGGGCGGCTTGCGCCTGTGTGCCCGCATCACCCGCGAGAGTGCCGAACTGCTGGGCCTGCAGCCCGGCACCGCGGTGCTGGCGCTGTGCAAGGCCACGGCTGTGCGCGTAGAGCCCGCACAACCCGTTCGCGCCGCTGCCCGGCGCGGCCCTGGAGAGGGGGCTTCCAACGCGTGGCCAGGCCGGGTGGTGCGCCTGTCGCGCGGCGGCGCGCAGGGGGACGAGGTATCCGCCGAACTGGATGCCGGTGTCCGCATGGTGGGCTTCGCGGAGCCAGGGTCTGGCCTGCGCGCGGGCCGCCGCGTGGTGATGTCGGTGGACGAGTCGGCCGTCGTGCTGGCGGTGGTGGACGCCGTATAG
- a CDS encoding RHS repeat-associated core domain-containing protein, translating to MSGKPAARQGDMTQKGGPIVQGSATVLIGSAGGVACSVCPGGMAVGNPVNPALGAKVLTGADELDFALPGPLPLAWQRVYSSYVNVEHGAACGLLGYGWKLPLELRLRLQDERAVLFDASGRAITFDEALQPGQALYSSSEDLWLLRGGGMANAPSGSTAFATDPNSPSTRTSTPAELLPWAQQPRWSHVPAVLRADPGCVISVPGAGGAGAPAWVFLPAGVSGDHVLHAVIDRFGRSQRYLWGEEGEQQGRVVGITDGTGRRYALRYERIAQDAGPAQTSAHPLLQPDDGVRLVGVDCTFNPLDPSVVPGTTPRPQPLVGYRYDSAGNLAEVLGADGTVLRRFGYDTLHRMTEHQVRQGPKHRYVYEDQTAQGRRQGLVARPGARVAEQHNEEGLSYFFEYSQAPAQAAQGPEGGQDGPAPATASLPSTSQSSTVVRDSLGRTTAYHFEGEGGLKRLVRLVAPDGAEQGFRYDSAGRRLSATDALGRTTWWRYDGAGRLLGVQGPDGRSTQQHWGAAGSAQDGLLLASQDAAGLRTDFRYDDWGRLVEVAMAPAGGGNGASDTQALTTRFEYEQPQDDGTGTVAFPPHALAWCDQPVAMIDAQGGRSLYAYNACGQLARHTDCSGRSQSWRHGAWGEVLETTDALGQRTQLHHVLEHGALRLVGVQQPGNTAVRHRWSAAGKLEATTYGTHDVLEGTGEPAGTSTTVAYRHDLWGRVVEQVQAGRGVQLRYDVAGRLQELVNENGDVTRFVHDAADRLVQEVGFDGRSQVYGYDAAGQLTHTGDGHGEGHHPGAAARPELGAVVRTRLHYDLGGRLVARVAVRLPAPGAASGVDVSDNPAAEPHAVLQIQRFEHTPAGALQQTRTWEAELPHGIEPMALPVSSALSGAATDRPIPLAERWLSLDTQVLLSLLDRPGDPAQAPVVAALQAQRLQPEARVALARDAFGRVCGETQTLYRQAMQLQTPHAGGEPPVEFEHAITHTLGPLGQRTATQAQGLGTLQWLAYGSGHVHGLLLDGQPLVDWERDALHREVGRTLHLLEGQDNADLTAIVHARQLDPMGRMLHQDWRGLRHAAPVAPDLANESETGPSSAAGRIAPALGPLSTLAQRRYWYDPLGQLVGVQTPGEATRYGYDAWQRLSGLHRAGPGSTEMQAHWTLDAAGNRLPAPVEARAAGVSHAERQDWARQVRENLHDADFDLLRAGDGPGEGAGPVTRWPGNRIGWNTPEPDADGAGSDGNDGSAGKGILIRYRYDAFGNRVQALHTDGRAQRLRYDALHRLREVWQREAAGGAWQRVACYRYDPFGRRLAKTVFGHGNDNSNAAAEPSTTTYAGWDGDRLVHTEGPQGLQHVLYEPGSFAPLLRLEREQAIPTAMQAMLAVEGSEGLGEAQAFFAALPPSQREMLQDALHGAMGPDGEQLIARVQGVLPAEVATLLASGLQEVGRRQQFAARSAPTRIRHFLCDHLGTPIALVDANGPQAGLVTWAATYHAWGAIREEYDPHGIGQPIRFQGQQLDAETGLHYNRFRYYDPMLGQYVTQDPIGLEGGLHASIYPLSPTTGIDPLGLLASSTVDLNFFPHNDPLRAAANKLRGSDTLYLIAGHGNRQGLHDEHGKLIPVDKLAQMIRRDPNYKPGMPIALLSCNTGWKNSAYAQGLADAMKAIVVAPDTYVWYDLQTGRMTEMGGNIITTHSFGFEFQKLVKDPSRPGKYNAFFPERPSQPQL from the coding sequence ATGAGCGGCAAACCCGCGGCCCGGCAGGGCGACATGACGCAAAAGGGCGGCCCGATCGTCCAGGGCTCGGCGACGGTGCTGATCGGCTCTGCGGGGGGCGTGGCGTGCTCGGTGTGCCCCGGGGGCATGGCGGTGGGCAACCCGGTGAACCCGGCGCTGGGCGCGAAGGTGCTGACCGGGGCCGATGAACTGGACTTCGCGCTGCCGGGGCCGCTGCCGCTGGCGTGGCAGCGGGTGTACAGCAGTTACGTGAACGTGGAGCATGGTGCGGCATGCGGGTTGCTGGGGTATGGGTGGAAGCTGCCGCTGGAACTGCGGTTGCGGCTTCAGGATGAGCGCGCAGTGCTTTTCGATGCATCCGGGCGGGCGATCACGTTCGACGAGGCGCTGCAGCCGGGGCAGGCGCTGTACAGCAGCAGCGAAGACCTGTGGCTGTTGCGGGGTGGGGGCATGGCGAACGCCCCTTCCGGTAGCACGGCATTCGCCACGGACCCGAACTCGCCCTCTACCCGGACCTCCACGCCGGCCGAACTGCTGCCCTGGGCGCAGCAACCGCGCTGGTCGCATGTGCCGGCCGTGCTGCGTGCGGACCCGGGCTGCGTCATCTCCGTGCCGGGCGCAGGCGGTGCAGGCGCGCCGGCCTGGGTGTTCCTGCCGGCAGGCGTATCGGGCGACCACGTCCTGCATGCGGTGATCGACCGCTTCGGCCGCAGCCAGCGCTACCTGTGGGGCGAGGAAGGCGAACAGCAGGGCCGCGTGGTCGGTATCACCGATGGCACCGGGCGCCGCTATGCGCTGCGCTACGAGCGCATCGCGCAGGATGCCGGACCAGCACAGACAAGTGCCCATCCCCTGCTGCAACCCGACGATGGGGTGCGGCTGGTGGGCGTGGACTGCACATTCAATCCGCTAGATCCGAGCGTGGTTCCGGGTACGACCCCGCGCCCTCAACCGCTCGTGGGCTACCGCTACGACAGCGCAGGCAACCTGGCAGAGGTACTGGGCGCAGACGGCACGGTGCTGCGCCGCTTCGGCTACGACACGCTGCACCGCATGACGGAGCACCAGGTGCGCCAGGGTCCGAAGCACCGGTATGTCTATGAAGACCAGACCGCGCAGGGCCGTCGCCAGGGGTTGGTCGCACGCCCGGGTGCCCGCGTGGCCGAGCAACACAACGAAGAGGGGCTGTCGTACTTCTTCGAGTACAGCCAGGCGCCCGCGCAGGCAGCCCAGGGCCCGGAGGGTGGCCAGGATGGCCCTGCTCCGGCCACCGCGTCTTTACCCAGCACCAGCCAAAGCAGCACGGTGGTGCGCGACAGCCTGGGCCGGACTACCGCCTACCACTTCGAGGGCGAAGGCGGCCTCAAGCGCCTGGTGCGCCTCGTGGCCCCGGACGGGGCCGAACAAGGATTCCGATACGACAGCGCCGGCCGCCGCCTCTCTGCCACCGATGCGCTGGGCCGCACGACATGGTGGCGCTACGACGGCGCAGGCCGGCTGCTGGGCGTGCAGGGCCCGGACGGGCGCAGCACGCAACAGCACTGGGGCGCGGCGGGCAGCGCGCAGGACGGCCTGCTGCTGGCCAGCCAGGATGCGGCAGGGCTGCGCACGGACTTCCGGTACGACGACTGGGGACGGCTGGTGGAGGTCGCGATGGCGCCTGCCGGGGGCGGGAACGGAGCGAGCGACACCCAGGCCCTCACCACCCGGTTCGAGTACGAGCAACCGCAAGATGACGGCACCGGCACCGTAGCCTTCCCACCACACGCACTCGCCTGGTGCGACCAGCCCGTGGCGATGATCGACGCCCAGGGCGGGCGCAGCCTCTACGCCTACAACGCCTGCGGCCAACTCGCACGGCACACGGACTGCTCCGGCCGCAGCCAGTCCTGGCGCCACGGCGCCTGGGGCGAGGTGCTGGAGACCACGGATGCGCTGGGCCAGCGCACCCAGTTGCACCACGTGCTGGAACATGGCGCCCTGCGGCTGGTGGGCGTGCAGCAGCCGGGCAACACGGCGGTGCGCCACCGCTGGTCGGCCGCGGGCAAGCTGGAGGCGACCACCTACGGCACGCACGACGTGCTGGAGGGCACGGGCGAGCCCGCAGGCACCAGCACGACGGTCGCCTACCGGCACGACCTCTGGGGCCGGGTGGTAGAGCAGGTGCAGGCGGGCCGGGGCGTGCAGTTGCGCTACGACGTGGCCGGGCGGCTGCAGGAGCTCGTCAACGAGAACGGCGACGTGACCCGCTTCGTGCACGACGCGGCCGACCGGCTGGTGCAGGAAGTGGGCTTCGACGGGCGCAGCCAGGTGTATGGCTACGACGCGGCGGGCCAGCTCACGCACACGGGCGACGGGCACGGCGAAGGCCACCACCCGGGAGCGGCAGCGCGGCCGGAGTTGGGGGCGGTGGTGCGAACGCGGCTGCACTACGACCTGGGGGGGCGCTTGGTGGCGCGCGTGGCCGTGCGGCTGCCTGCACCGGGAGCAGCGTCCGGTGTCGATGTATCCGACAACCCAGCGGCTGAACCGCACGCCGTGCTGCAAATCCAGCGCTTCGAGCACACCCCGGCAGGCGCATTGCAGCAGACGCGCACCTGGGAGGCAGAACTGCCGCACGGGATCGAGCCCATGGCATTGCCTGTCAGCTCCGCACTCTCAGGAGCTGCCACGGATCGACCCATCCCCCTGGCCGAGCGCTGGCTGTCACTGGACACGCAGGTCCTGTTATCCCTGCTGGATCGCCCGGGCGACCCGGCCCAGGCTCCGGTGGTGGCCGCGCTACAGGCGCAGCGTCTGCAGCCGGAAGCCCGCGTGGCCCTGGCGCGCGATGCCTTCGGGCGCGTCTGCGGAGAGACGCAGACGCTGTACCGGCAGGCCATGCAGTTGCAGACACCCCATGCCGGGGGCGAGCCCCCCGTGGAGTTCGAGCACGCGATCACCCACACCCTGGGCCCGCTGGGCCAGCGCACGGCCACGCAGGCGCAAGGGCTGGGCACGCTGCAGTGGCTGGCCTACGGCTCGGGCCACGTGCACGGGCTGCTGCTGGACGGCCAGCCGCTGGTGGATTGGGAGCGCGATGCGCTGCACCGAGAAGTGGGCCGCACGCTGCACCTGCTGGAAGGCCAGGACAACGCAGACCTGACGGCCATCGTGCATGCACGGCAGCTGGACCCGATGGGCCGGATGCTGCACCAGGACTGGCGCGGCCTGCGCCATGCGGCGCCCGTTGCTCCTGACTTGGCAAACGAATCTGAGACAGGTCCTTCGTCCGCCGCGGGCCGAATCGCTCCAGCCCTGGGTCCCCTCTCCACACTCGCCCAGCGCCGCTACTGGTACGACCCGCTGGGCCAACTGGTGGGCGTGCAGACACCGGGCGAGGCCACGCGCTACGGCTACGACGCCTGGCAGCGCCTGAGCGGGCTGCACCGCGCGGGCCCGGGCTCGACGGAAATGCAGGCGCACTGGACGCTGGACGCAGCGGGCAACCGCCTGCCCGCGCCCGTGGAGGCGCGCGCGGCCGGGGTCTCCCATGCCGAGCGCCAGGACTGGGCGCGGCAGGTGCGCGAGAACCTGCACGATGCGGACTTCGACCTGCTGCGTGCGGGCGACGGGCCCGGCGAGGGAGCAGGCCCGGTCACGCGCTGGCCGGGCAACCGCATCGGATGGAACACGCCCGAACCGGACGCCGATGGAGCCGGTAGCGATGGCAACGACGGCAGCGCCGGCAAGGGCATCCTGATCCGCTACCGCTACGACGCCTTCGGCAACCGGGTGCAGGCGCTGCACACCGACGGCCGGGCGCAGCGGCTGCGCTATGACGCGCTACACCGGCTGCGCGAGGTCTGGCAGCGCGAGGCAGCGGGTGGCGCCTGGCAGCGGGTGGCCTGCTACCGCTACGACCCCTTCGGGCGGCGGCTGGCCAAGACCGTCTTCGGCCATGGCAACGACAACAGCAACGCAGCTGCGGAGCCTTCGACAACCACCTACGCCGGCTGGGACGGCGACCGCCTCGTGCACACCGAAGGCCCGCAGGGGCTGCAGCACGTGCTCTACGAGCCCGGCTCCTTCGCGCCGCTGCTGCGCCTGGAGCGCGAGCAGGCCATCCCCACGGCCATGCAGGCCATGCTCGCCGTGGAGGGGAGCGAAGGACTGGGCGAAGCGCAGGCGTTCTTCGCGGCGCTGCCGCCATCGCAGCGCGAAATGCTGCAGGATGCGCTGCACGGCGCCATGGGACCGGACGGCGAGCAGCTGATCGCGCGCGTGCAGGGCGTGCTTCCCGCCGAGGTGGCCACGCTGCTGGCATCCGGACTGCAGGAGGTCGGCAGGCGGCAGCAGTTCGCCGCCCGGTCCGCGCCCACGCGCATCCGCCATTTCCTGTGCGACCACCTGGGCACGCCCATCGCCCTGGTGGACGCCAACGGTCCGCAGGCGGGCCTGGTCACCTGGGCCGCCACGTACCACGCCTGGGGCGCTATACGAGAGGAATACGACCCGCACGGCATCGGCCAGCCCATCCGCTTCCAGGGTCAGCAGCTCGATGCGGAGACGGGGCTGCACTACAACCGGTTCCGGTACTACGACCCGATGCTGGGGCAGTATGTGACGCAGGATCCGATCGGGCTGGAGGGTGGATTGCATGCATCGATCTATCCGCTGTCTCCGACGACGGGAATCGATCCGCTCGGCCTGTTGGCATCGTCAACGGTCGACCTGAATTTCTTTCCACACAATGACCCCCTCCGGGCCGCCGCGAACAAGCTCCGTGGTTCCGACACCCTGTACCTCATCGCTGGACACGGAAACAGGCAGGGCCTCCATGACGAACATGGCAAACTCATCCCGGTTGACAAGCTGGCTCAGATGATCCGCCGCGATCCGAATTACAAGCCTGGCATGCCCATCGCATTGCTTTCCTGCAATACCGGATGGAAGAACAGTGCCTACGCGCAGGGGCTGGCCGACGCCATGAAGGCGATTGTCGTGGCGCCGGACACATACGTCTGGTACGACCTACAAACAGGGCGCATGACGGAAATGGGGGGAAACATCATCACCACGCATAGTTTCGGCTTCGAATTCCAGAAGCTGGTGAAAGATCCGTCACGGCCAGGCAAATACAACGCATTCTTCCCGGAGCGTCCCTCACAGCCCCAGCTTTGA
- the modA gene encoding molybdate ABC transporter substrate-binding protein, with protein MPSSSASRPTTLSLAHMCALLASTVLALACTTTRAGEVPVAVAANFTAPMQKIAAAFEQDTGHKAVLSFGATGKFYAQIRNGAPFQVFLAADDTTPGRVESEGLGVQGSRFTYAVGRLVLWSPRENYVDRQGQVLRTGDFTHLSIANPKLAPYGLAAVQTMEKLGLAESLKPRLVTGENIAQAYQFVASGNAQLGFVALSQVMEDGRIAQGSAWQVPDAMHEPIRQDAVLLATGKDNAAAAALMQYLRGDKAREIIRRYGYGF; from the coding sequence ATGCCTTCTTCGTCCGCCTCCCGCCCGACCACCCTCAGCCTCGCCCACATGTGTGCCCTGCTGGCCTCCACGGTCCTCGCCCTGGCCTGCACCACCACCCGCGCGGGCGAGGTACCGGTGGCCGTGGCGGCAAACTTCACGGCGCCGATGCAGAAGATCGCCGCCGCCTTCGAGCAGGACACGGGCCACAAGGCCGTGCTGTCCTTCGGCGCCACCGGCAAGTTCTACGCCCAGATCCGCAACGGTGCGCCGTTCCAGGTCTTCCTGGCGGCGGACGACACCACCCCCGGGCGTGTGGAGAGCGAAGGCCTGGGCGTGCAGGGCTCGCGCTTCACCTATGCCGTCGGCAGGCTCGTGCTGTGGAGTCCGCGCGAGAACTACGTGGACCGCCAGGGCCAGGTGCTGCGCACGGGCGACTTCACGCACCTGTCGATCGCCAACCCCAAGCTGGCGCCCTACGGCCTGGCAGCGGTGCAGACGATGGAGAAGCTGGGCCTTGCCGAGTCGCTCAAGCCCCGGCTGGTGACGGGCGAGAACATCGCCCAGGCCTACCAGTTCGTGGCCAGCGGCAATGCGCAGCTGGGCTTCGTCGCGCTGTCGCAGGTCATGGAGGACGGCCGCATCGCCCAGGGATCGGCCTGGCAGGTGCCGGATGCGATGCACGAGCCCATCCGCCAGGATGCGGTCCTGCTCGCCACCGGCAAGGACAACGCGGCCGCCGCGGCGCTGATGCAGTACCTGCGCGGCGACAAGGCGCGCGAGATCATTCGCCGGTACGGCTACGGCTTCTGA
- the modB gene encoding molybdate ABC transporter permease subunit, with protein sequence MPLSSEDLAAIGLTLRLAGLTTLLLLVLCTPLAWWLARTRSRWRGPVSAVVALPLVLPPTVIGFYLLLLLGPHGAVGRLMQSLGLATLPFTFGGLLVGSLVYSLPFAVQPLQRAFEAVGDRPLEAAALLGASPLDRFFTVALPLARSGFLTAGVLSFAHTVGEFGVVLMLGGNIPGVTRVVSVQIYDHVEALEYAQAHWLAGAMVAFSFAVLLALHALQPARRRA encoded by the coding sequence ATGCCGCTGTCGTCCGAAGACCTCGCCGCCATCGGGCTGACGCTGCGGCTGGCAGGGCTCACCACGCTGCTGCTGCTCGTGCTCTGCACGCCGCTCGCGTGGTGGCTGGCGCGCACGCGCTCGCGCTGGCGCGGCCCCGTGTCCGCCGTGGTGGCGCTGCCGCTGGTGCTGCCGCCCACGGTGATCGGCTTCTACCTGCTGTTGCTGCTCGGGCCGCACGGGGCGGTCGGCCGGCTGATGCAGTCGCTGGGCCTGGCCACGCTGCCGTTCACCTTCGGCGGGCTGCTCGTGGGCTCGCTCGTGTACTCCCTGCCCTTCGCCGTGCAGCCCCTGCAGCGCGCCTTCGAGGCCGTGGGCGACCGGCCGCTGGAGGCCGCGGCGCTGCTGGGCGCGAGTCCGCTGGACCGGTTCTTCACCGTGGCGTTGCCGCTGGCGCGCAGCGGGTTCCTGACGGCGGGGGTGCTGAGCTTCGCCCACACGGTGGGCGAGTTCGGCGTGGTGCTCATGCTGGGGGGCAATATTCCCGGGGTGACGCGCGTGGTGTCGGTGCAGATCTACGACCACGTGGAAGCGCTGGAATACGCCCAGGCCCACTGGCTCGCGGGCGCCATGGTGGCCTTCTCGTTCGCGGTGCTGCTGGCGCTGCATGCCCTGCAGCCTGCCCGGAGGCGCGCATGA
- the modC gene encoding molybdenum ABC transporter ATP-binding protein: MIAFALPPVASDTIEVQLRLPRPGRFTLEADLHLPGQGITAMFGPSGCGKTSLLRAMAGLERGAGRVAVPGEVWQNDALGQWLPPHRRALGYVFQEPGLFAHLDVRGNLDYGLRRTPPARRRVPLEQAVELLGIGHLLGRLTHALSGGERQRVAIARALAASPRVLFMDEPLAALDAERKAEVMPYLERLQRELDIPVLYVSHALDEVARLASHLVLLREGAVLASGPIATLMARPDLPLAHGEFAATLAEGVADGYDAADRIATVRLPGGQALLLAADHAPPPGTPVRLRVQARDVSLALAPPAATSVLNLLPARVLALHDEPAGQVLVALDAGGTPLLARITGRSARALGLAPGLEVVAQVKGVALLG; the protein is encoded by the coding sequence ATGATCGCCTTCGCCCTGCCCCCGGTCGCCAGCGACACCATCGAAGTGCAGTTGCGCCTGCCACGGCCCGGCCGCTTCACGCTGGAGGCGGACCTGCACCTTCCAGGCCAGGGCATCACCGCGATGTTCGGCCCGTCCGGTTGTGGCAAGACCAGCCTGCTGCGTGCCATGGCAGGACTGGAGCGTGGTGCCGGCCGCGTGGCGGTGCCGGGGGAGGTCTGGCAGAACGACGCTCTTGGCCAGTGGCTGCCACCGCACCGGCGCGCCCTGGGCTATGTCTTCCAGGAGCCGGGCCTGTTCGCGCACCTGGACGTGCGCGGCAACCTGGATTACGGCCTGCGGCGCACGCCCCCGGCGCGGCGGCGGGTGCCGCTGGAGCAGGCGGTGGAGCTGCTGGGCATCGGCCACCTGCTCGGGCGGCTCACCCATGCGCTGTCGGGCGGCGAACGCCAGCGCGTGGCGATCGCGCGTGCCCTGGCCGCGAGTCCCCGGGTACTGTTCATGGACGAGCCCCTGGCCGCGCTGGACGCGGAGCGCAAGGCCGAAGTCATGCCCTACCTGGAGCGGCTGCAGCGCGAACTCGACATCCCGGTGCTCTACGTGAGCCACGCACTCGACGAAGTGGCGCGGCTGGCCTCGCACCTCGTGCTGCTGCGCGAAGGCGCCGTGCTCGCCAGCGGCCCCATCGCCACGCTCATGGCCCGACCCGACCTGCCGCTGGCGCACGGCGAGTTCGCCGCGACCCTGGCCGAGGGTGTCGCCGACGGCTACGACGCCGCCGACCGCATCGCGACCGTGCGACTGCCGGGCGGACAGGCCCTGCTGCTGGCCGCGGACCACGCCCCGCCCCCGGGCACGCCGGTGCGGCTGCGCGTGCAGGCGCGCGACGTGAGCCTGGCACTGGCGCCACCGGCGGCCACCAGCGTGCTAAACCTGCTGCCGGCCCGCGTGCTGGCCCTGCACGACGAGCCCGCGGGCCAGGTGCTGGTGGCCCTGGATGCCGGGGGCACGCCGCTGCTGGCGCGCATCACCGGGCGGTCCGCGCGCGCGCTGGGCCTGGCGCCGGGGCTGGAGGTAGTGGCGCAGGTCAAGGGCGTGGCCCTGCTGGGCTGA